The sequence below is a genomic window from Citricoccus muralis.
ACTTCTCATTCGCCGTCATCCACAGGGGTCGAGACGCCACGGACATTGAGGGTTCTCCGAATTACTTGCACTCGAATCGTCTGAAAGGACAGCTCGGCCGATGAGCACCGATGAATCAATCAGCAGCTCCTGGCGTCACGTCGTCCAGACGATGAAGGACTCACAACAGATCAGCCCACGTCAGAGTGGGTTTATTGATTTGGTTCAGCCCCAAGGGCTGATCGGAAACACGCTGCTTCTCGCCGTCCCGAATGAGTTCACACGCCAGGTTCTGGAGAATCAACTCGACGAGGTTCTCGCACAGGCCTTGCAGACGGTCTTCCAACAAGACATCCGGTGCGCGTTCTCGATCGATTCTTCGCTGCAGCCGGCAGCACCCCCACAGCGAACTGATCCACAGATTCCACAGGACGAGCCACAACCTGTGGATAACTCTGAGTCAATTCCCGCTGCCGTGTACTCGCAACGGGAACGGCCTGTTGATGGGCAGCTGAGTTCACAGTCGAATCCTGCGCCGACGTTAGCCGATCCACAGCAGGCCTCTTCGATTGCCAACGCCGCGGAGGAACAATCTCGGCTGAATCCTCGGTACCACTTTGAGACTTTCGTGACCGGTTCTTCCAACAGGTTTGCCCACGCCGCGGCGAACGCCGTGGCTGAAGCACCGGCCAAGGCGTACAACCCTTTGTTTATCTACGGTGAGTCCGGCCTGGGCAAAACACACCTATTGCACGCAATCGGTCATTACGCGCGGGAGCTCTACCCCGGACTTCGGGTTCGCTATGTGAACTCCGAAGAGTTCACCAATGACTTCATTAACTCGATTCGTCACGACGAAGGTGCCAGTTTCAAACAGATCTACCGCAATGTAGACATCCTGCTGATCGATGACATCCAGTTCATGGCGAACAAAGAAGCCACCGTGGAAGAGTTCTTCCACACCTTCAACGCCCTGTACAACAACAACAAGCAGGTCGTCATCACCTCGGACTTGCCCCCGAAGCAGCTTTCCGGTTTCGAAGAACGGCTGCGCTCCCGCTTCGAGTGGGGCCTCACCACCGATATTCAGCCGCCAGACCTCGAGACGCGTATCGCCATTCTGCGCAAGAAGGCGGAAGCCGAAGGTCTCACGGCCCCTCCGGAAGCGCTCGAATACATCG
It includes:
- the dnaA gene encoding chromosomal replication initiator protein DnaA → MSTDESISSSWRHVVQTMKDSQQISPRQSGFIDLVQPQGLIGNTLLLAVPNEFTRQVLENQLDEVLAQALQTVFQQDIRCAFSIDSSLQPAAPPQRTDPQIPQDEPQPVDNSESIPAAVYSQRERPVDGQLSSQSNPAPTLADPQQASSIANAAEEQSRLNPRYHFETFVTGSSNRFAHAAANAVAEAPAKAYNPLFIYGESGLGKTHLLHAIGHYARELYPGLRVRYVNSEEFTNDFINSIRHDEGASFKQIYRNVDILLIDDIQFMANKEATVEEFFHTFNALYNNNKQVVITSDLPPKQLSGFEERLRSRFEWGLTTDIQPPDLETRIAILRKKAEAEGLTAPPEALEYIASRITTNIRELEGALIRVTAYASLNKQSVDIPLAEHVLKDLITDDDAQEITAASILNETAKYFDFTIEELMSKSRTRTLVTARQIAMYLLRELTEMSLPKIGNELGGRDHTTVMHADRKIRDLMAERRMIYNQVTELTNRIKQQQRTN